Within bacterium, the genomic segment GCGATCATCTCGCCGTCGCGATGCTCGCTGACCATAACCACAACCCCGAGATCACGGTGCAGCAGCAGCGGCGCCACCATCTTGCCATGCCAGGGAACCGCAATGAAGCCCTCGCCGCTGGCCACCAGCTGGTTCCAGAAGCGGCGGTTGCGCACGCTGATCCGGCCGATATTTCCAAAGAACAGGAGCAGCAGCCAGGCGAGCCGGGTTGCCAGATAAAAAACCACTTTATCTTTGTTTTTTTTATCCATAAGAGTATACTGATTTTTTGCGGGATCGCCTGTGCGAAGAATCACACAACCCTAAATTGTCTCAAGTTGATGCAAATCGAGTTGCTTCAGGATCAGCGCGGCCGTACGCGTCGAGGCGCCAGGCTCGCCCAGGCTCTGGCGCACGCCGGTCAGCTTGTCCTGCATGCACCGCCTTATCTGCGGATCAAAAAGCAGCGGCTCCATCGCCGGCGCCAATTTTTCTGGCTGAACCTCGTCTTGCAGAAATTCCGGTACGACCTCCGCACCTGCGACGATGTTGACCAGGCCAATATGGGGAATACGGACGACACGCTTGCCGATCGCAAAGGAGAGGGGGGAAACCCGGTAGACAAGGGCAAAGGGAAGATTGGAACAGGCCGCCTCCAGTGTGGCGGTGCCGGATGCGACTATACCCGCAGTGGCAAAACGCAGCAGCGGATAATAGTCATCCCGAACCGGCGTGGCCCAGGGCGCCGCGGCGAGCAACGGCATGAGCCGTTCGGAAGCAATAGTGGGGGAGTGACTCACCGCCACCTGCAACTCGGGATGAGCACGACGCAGCCGGCCAGCCGTTTCGAGCATCACCGGTAGAAGGTGGCCTACCTCCTGATTGCGGGAGCCGGGAACTAAAGCCAGAAGAGGTGCGCTCCCGGACCATTGGTGCTTGGCCATGAATTCTGCCCGGCTGAGAGGGACCTCCATCCCTTCAAGCAGGGGATGACCGACGAAGCTGGTCTGGATATGATAGCGGGAAAAAAAATCAACCTCGAAATCGAACAGAACGGCCATCTGATCGATGAAGCGGGCCATTTTGGCGGCACGGCCCTGGCCCCAGGCCCAAACCTGGGGGGCGATATAGTAGAAAGTGCCAACCCCCAAGGATTTGACCGCCCTGGCGAATTTCAGATTGAAGCCGGGATAATCAATCAGTACCACCAAATCCGGGCGGCGCTCCCGCACTACCTCAAGCAGCCGGTTGAAGACCTTGCGGAAAAAAAAATAGTGGCGCGCGACCTCGACAAAACCGATGTAGGCCAGATCGTTGACATGATAAAAGAGCTCCATCCCGGCGGCAGCCATGCGCTCCCCGCCAACCCCGAATACCTCCAGGTCCGGCTGCTGCTGCCGCAGGGCGGCGACCAGCTTGCCTCCATGGAGATCTCCGGAAGCCTCCCCTGCTATCAGCATTACCTTGGCCGGCATGGCAACCTCAAAACAGCCACCAACGCAGCAGGATCAGGATGGTCACCACAGTGAAGCTCTGCAGGGAATTGCGTTCGGTCCGCAGCGCCTTGCGCAGAGAGGTGGGCTGGCGCAAGCCCTTACCCCATGACGTCCGCCGCGGTAAGATGCTGGGGACATGCTGCTCATATTCAGCATACACCGCACCAAACTTGTTACGTAAAAAGTCCTCTTCCAGGCTGATAATCGCGCCATACTGGAGCCCAAAGAGCAGGATAAAAATCAGCATCAGCCATGGCATCCAGGGCCACGCCATGATCAGGATCCCAAGGCTGAGCAAAAAGTTGCCCAGATAAAGCGGATTGCGCAGGTGACCATAGGGCCCGTCGGTCACCAGAACATCGGCGCCCACCTCACCAGTGGTACGCGTGGCGCTGCCCGCATAACGGACCGACCAGAGACGGATGCCTTCGCCGAAAAAGGCGACCAACAGACCGGAAAAAAAGGTCCAGAGCTTCGTATCGGCCAGGATCAGGGCCGCAATGATCAACGGAATCGGGGTGAAGCTACGATATTTGAAAAAGGTTTCACGCCAGGCCATGTTTTTGTCCTGCTTTATGCGAGTTCATACCATGGTGCCGTCCGCCGGCACGCTGCTACTGCGAATTCTGCGCAATGATCTGGGTGATCTCCTCCGCCACCTGCAAGGCTTTGAGACCATCCTCGCCATTGACGATCGGGCGCGTATGATCGCGCACTGCGGCTATAAACGCCTGCCACTCCGCACGCATCGCATCGCCCTCGGGAGGCTGCGGCTGCTCATAAATGATATGTCGCTTGCGTAGCCCCTTGTCGATCTGCCCCAGCACCACCGTGCTGGGCCTCCCCTCCTCGGGTGCGACAATGCGGAAAACCTCAGAGAGACGTTGCAGAAAATCGATCGAAATATAGGCATCGCGTTGGAACAGCCGCATCTTGCGCATCTTGCGCTGCGAAATCCGGCTGGCGGTGACGTTGGCGACGCAGCCGTTTTCAAACTGCAGCCTTGCATTGGCGATGTCGACCTCTTCGGAAACCACCGCGACACCGCTGGCTTCGATTTGGCAAACCGTGCTGGGCACCAGGCTGAGGATGATATCAATGTCGTGGATCATCAGATCCAGAACCACAGCGACATCGGTGCCACGGGGGTCAAAGGGAGCCAGGCGGTGCGATTCGATGAAACGCGGATCGGGCATCAAATGCTCAAGGGCGCGGATCGCTGGATTAAAGCGCTCAATATGGCCCACTTGCAGGATGGCGTCTTTCGCCGCCGCCAAGGACGCCATCTCCGCCGCTTCCGCTATCGTCGCGGCGATGGGTTTCTCGACAAAGACCGCCTTGCCCGCTTCCAGAGCCGGGAGAGTATAGGCATGGTGCAGGGTCGTCGGGACAGCAATGCCAACGGCATCGACCTGCTCGAGCAACACTTCGAAAGAGCCGAAGGCGGCGCAGCGGAATCGGTCCGCACCTTCCCGGGCACGTCCGGGATCAATATCATAAACGCCAGTCAGTTCGGCCTCCGGTATTTGGCTCAGGGTATTGCAGTGAAAAGTGCCCAGCTTGCCGACACCGGCAATCCCGATCCTGATCTTGTCCATACAGGTCTCCACGTTCACGTATTGACAGGTTTTCCCGCCGTGCGTTGCTCAAGCCGCGAAAAAATGGTCATCCAGCGTCGTTCGCGTAAATTTTTCCGGGCAGCCAATGCAGCGCCGCACCAGAAAGGCATCGCTCTCCTTGCGCAACGAGGTGATCATCTCACCCAAAAGACCTATAGAAAAAAACTGGACGCCGACGATGATCAGCAGCACCCCAAGAAAAAGCAGGGGACGGTTACTGAGATATTTGTTCTCGAATAAACGCTCATAGGCCAACAGGAGTGAGATGAAAAAACCGCCGAGGAAGCAAATAAAACCAATCACGCCAAAAAGGTGGAGCGGCCGCATCTTGTAGCGGGTGAGAAAGGAGATGGTCATCAAATCGAAGGCGCCGCGCGCAAAACGCGCCATGCCGAACTTTGAGACGCCATATTGACGGGCATGATGCCGGACCGGCAGTTCGGTTACGCGGAAGCCGTTGCGGAAGGCGATCACCGGCAGGTAGCGATGCAGCTCGCCATAGACCCGCATGGAGGCGATCACCTCACGACGGTAAATCTTGAGCCCGCAGTTGAAATCGTGCAGGCGGATGCCGCTGAAGATCGAGGTGAAATAATTGTAAACCTTGGAGGCCAGACGTTTCGTGAGTGGATCATGGCGAACCTTTTTCCAGCCGGAGACCAGATCGAAGCCGCTCTCGAGCTTTTCGAGTAAACGGGGGATCTCCTCCGGATCATCCTGAAGGTCTGAATCCATGGTGACCACATAACGCCCCGAGACCGCGCGGAATCCGGCGGCCAGCGCGGCCGACTTGCCATAGTTGCGGCTGAACTGGATCAGCTTGACCCGGTCATCGCTGCGGTTCAGCGCCTCGATCACCTGGGCGGATTCATCCGTCGAGCCATCATCGACAAAAATGATCTCGTAGCCCTTCTGCATCCGGGCCATCACCGCTGTAATTTGCCGGTAAAGCTCCGGGAGAGATTCTGCCTCATTAAAACAGGGAATGACCAGTGAAAAATCGACCGCTGGTAATTTGGCAATGGCGTTCATAGACGTCCTCAGAGGAATGGACCCGGCGTTCTATCGTCTTAACCCCCTGCCCCAACCCTTCAAAGCCTGACCTTGCGTGCGCTCGCGGGAATTCTGGTTTTTATCTCTTTGGTGGAATACTTTTTATTGATACGAACCGCTTCATAGCGGAGCGCCAGGGTTTCTCGTGCCGCCGGCCGCTCCACACGAATCGCTTGCGGAATATGCACCCCATTGATGCGCTTGAAGTGATCATACTTTTGCCGGAGAAGAACCTGCCCACTGCTGTCGCAAACCTGACCCTGGAGGACAACCCCGCGCTTCGGGTCGATCCAGTAGGTGTGCCGTCCCAGCGGCCCTGCGCCAGTGAGGATCAGCCGGCTCTCGACACGGTTGATCTCGAGTCCGGTCAACCCCCTGGCCCGTTCTAGGCCGCAAAGGGTGCTCAACAGCTCATCGTAGTCGGGAACCAGACGGAACGCGCTCCCGGATAGCAACGAGTCCACCGGACCCGCACCGTAGAGATTCTCCATCGGGATATAGAACCGGTAGTGTTGGCGGTTGCAAAATAACCAGCCCACATCCAGCCCGAAAAGGGCTTCGAGGCGTACATAAAGCGTGTCAGGGCGATCGATGAGCAGGTGGGCCATCAGGGAGACCGAACGTCCAGGAATCGCGACCGAGAGACGCCCCTCGCCCTCGAAATGATCGATTCGGGCGTAGTTGTTCTCCAGAGTCCGCAGTACCAGGTCCAGCGCTTCGCTGTCGGCGGGAAAGAGCATGGGTTGCCGCAGTGCGGCACAACCGCTGCAAAGGAGTATCGCGGCCAAGAGAATCCCTACTCTCCCCTGGGCCAGGACGGTGCCGGTAATGCTCCCGGTGAAAACAGCCATAGGCTCAGCGCTTCTCTTCCTGCACCACCAGCTTTTGCAGTTTCATCTTGACTTCCTGCCGCTCCGGCTCCAGAGCCAGGGCCTGCTGATAGGCATTGCGGGCGGATTCCTGCTGATTCAACTGGGAAAGGATATCGCCGAGATGTTCCCAAACCTCTGCCGATTTACGCGAAAGGGCGACCGCTTTTTCCACCTTTTCACGCGCGCCAGCAAAATCCCCCTGCTGGAAAAGAATCCAGCCAAGCGTGTCCCAATAGGCGCCGTTCTCGGGATCCAGCGACAAGGCCTTCTCGGCCATCGTGCGGGCATCATCCAGCTGCAATTTACGTTCAGCCAAATGATAGGCATAATTATTGAGGACAATCGCGCTTTCGGGATTATCTTTGAGCAAGGCTTGATAGAGTCTGGCGGCACGCTCGGGATTCTGTACCTCATCGTAGAGAGCGGCCAGAGCGAGCATGGTCTGCAGGTTATTGCCATCGAGCTCATGCGCCTTTTCCAGATAGCGGAGGGCCTGTTCACGTTTTCCCAGCTGGTTGCTGATGAAGCCGAGATAGTAGTTAATCTCCGGATCCTCGGGGAAAAGCCCGACGGCGGTTGTGAAATGCTTTTCGGCAGCTTGCAGGCTGTCCATTTGCGCCAGGTTGACACCGGCCAGCACCCAGATCAGAGAGAGATCCTTGCGCAGGGCCAGGGCTTTCTCGAAACGCAGCCGGGCCTGACTGTTCTGGCTTCGCACCATCAGAAGGCGGCCGAGGGTGACCGGGACCCGCCAGTCCTCGCCATGATCCTTTTCCAGCGCCTCACAGGTGGCGATTGCCTGCAGGGTATCCCCTTTCTGGGCCAGGAGATTGGCGATCTCGATACGCGCGCCCACATAGGTGGAGTCATTGCTGGTCAGGGCTTCGTAGAGGGCGATGGCTTCCGGCCAGCGTTTGCGAGCGACATAGAGATCGCGGAGCCGGCGCCGGGCATCGAGGAACAGCGGGTTGGTTTTGATGGCGGTCTCATAGACCTGGATGGCGGCGGCGGTATCCCGCTGGGCGCGGCGTAGGGCGCCGAGAGCCAGATAGCTTCGTTCACTCTGGGGATGCTCCGCGACGATCTTTTCGAACCACTGGGCGGCTGCCAGAGTGTCCTTTTTCTGGAACAGGTACTGACCCAGCTGCACCTTGTCGCCTAGATTGGTCGAATCGCGGCGCACCAGGTCCTGAAACAGGGCGATGGCCTCGTCGAGGCGTCCGCTGCGCTCATAGAGCAGCTGCAATCCGGCCTTCACCTCTTCAAAATCGTTTTGCCGCTCCAGCGCGCTGCGGTAGATGCGGATGGTTTCCGTTGTATCCTTTTTTGCAGTGCTCACTGCGCCCAGGGCCAGCCAGGCGCCCTCAAAATCGGGATCGCTCCTCTGCACATCCTGGTAGATGGCGCGCGCCTGGTCATAGGCCTGATGCTGGAAGAAAAGATGACCGATGCGCAGCCGGTACTCGGGGTCCACCAGCCCGGCAGCGACCAGACGGTGGTAGGAAAGCAGCGCCTTGTCATAGTTTTTATTGATGATCTGCAGGGTAGTAAGGCTGTAGAGGGTTTCGAGGTTGTTGGGCACCAGCTTGTCCATCTGCTCATAAACTTGAGCCGCCTCATTAAAGAGTCGCTGCTTCTCATAATTGGCGGCGAGCAGTTCGAGCGCGTCGCGGTTTTTGTCATCCCGCAGCAGCGCTTTCCGGGCCATCCGGATACTGGAGTTGAATTCCTCGAGAAAAAAATAATTCTCTGCGAGCGCCAGATAGATCCCGGTCGAGGCGGAATCAATCTCGGCGGCCTGATGATACTCTACCAACGCGCTCTTGGGATCACCCAGCACATCCTCGATAGTGCCATTGATGATATGGCGCATGGCCTCGCGATTATAGTGGCGCAGTTCCGGCGCACGTTCGGAGAGTTCGCGGCTGCCGGTGCATCCGAAGACGCCGGCCAGGCTCAACCAGGCTAATAGGTAAGTGATACGTTTCATTTTCAAACCGCAATTAAATTAAAAATAAAATTTAACGTTATTCCGGCTTAATCACAAGAGAAAAATCCGGCGGTTCCCTCACGCCACTTTACCCCTTCCGCCGGAGCGGCCATGCTCCGCGAGGAGGGTGAGTGCGACTCCCGCCAGAATGATCAGCCCGCCAAACAGCGTTAGACTGCCCACCTTTTCATGTAGAATGAGAAAAGCCAGAATCGTGGCGCCGAGCGGTTCGGCGAGTGTAAGGATCGAAACGGTTGTGGCTGAATAGTGCTTCAGCGCCCAATTGAGGCTGGTATGTCCGATCACCTGCGGCAGCAGGGCGATAGCGATCAGCAGCAGCCAGGTGCGGAGGGCAAATCCCGCCATCGGGGCGCCACTGCCCAGCGTTGCCGTCAAGGCAACTGCCGCTGCCACGCTATAGACAAAACCGACATAGGGAACGGTATCCACCGCGCTGCGCAGCTTCCGGCCGATCAGGTAATAGCCGGCCGCGCCGAGAGCACCGGTCAGGGCAAGCAGGTTGCCGGCCAGCCGGATCTCTCCGCTCCGGCCAGCCTCCAGGGTGATGACCACACCGCCGGCCAGTGCTAGAATCATACCTACCGCGGTGCGCCGCGATGGCTGTTCCTGTAAAAACAGCCAGCTGCCGATGACGACGAAGACCGGAAAGGTTTGCACCAGGATCACCGATACAGCGACCGAGGTATATCGCAGCGAAGAGATCCAGGAGAGAAAATGAATCCCGAGGAAAAGGCCGGACAAGAGTGCCCAGCGTCGTCCGGAAGGGGTAAAGGCTTCCCAAACCGGCCGCCCACGGAGGCAGGCGAACAGCAGATAAATCACGGCGGCAATAAATAAACGGTAGCTGCTGATCGTGAAGGGTGGCGCCGGGCAGAGTTTGATCAGCACTGAAGCCAGGGAGATTGAAACCAGGCCCGCCCCGATGACCACCAGCCGCAGGCGGTCACCCATTGCAGCACCCTCCCTTCATGAAGCCCTGCGCCGGCCGATGCGGTTTTCCGTGCCCTTGAGGAGCCGGCCGATATTGGCCCGATGGGTATAGAGGATCAATCCCGCAGCGAAGAAGCCGAAGAGGTAAAATGGCAGCGGCACCTCCTGGTGCAGGCGGTAGCGGAAAAGTGTGAGAATGACGGGAAAGGCGATCGCAGCACTGATGGAGCTGAGAGAGACATAACGGGTCGTCACCAGGACAATGGCAAAGACCAGGACGCAATAGAGCGCGGCCTGAGGAAAGAGCGCCAGCAGCATGCCCGCGGCTGTGCCCACTCCCTTGCCACCGCGAAAGCCGGCAAAGAGCGTCCAGATGTGCCCCAGCACGGCGGCGCAGCCCGCCCCCAGCTGCAGCAGGTGAAACTGGGGATGACCAGGTGTAATCCAATGCGGCAGGGCATAAGCAGCGATGAACCCCTTGAGAACATCCACCAGAGTGACGAAAAGCCCCGGTTTCCAACCCAGCACCCGGAATACGTTGGTCCCGCCGGCATTGCCGGATCCATGTTCGCGGATGTCGATTCCGCGCAGCAGCTTCCCGACGATGATGCTGGTGGGGAAGGAACCGATCAGATATGCCAAAACCAGAACGATGATCGCAACAATCATAGTCACAGATTCTCCCGATAGGGATCGATTACTCAGGCAGGGGATCGCCAAGAACGGCGATGGCCGCCGCGCCGACGCCGGCATGTAGTCCCAACGCCGGAGAAGCATCAAGGACCGGGATTTCGATCCCCGCGAATTCCTGCTCAATCGCATGGCGCATGGATTCGCCCAGGTTTTGCGCCAGCATATGAACCACGATAAAGCGCGGATTGAGAACCCGCCGCGCATACGCCAACGTCAGCTCCACCGTCTTCTCGGCGATCCGCTTTCGGCCTATAACCTTGGCGACTTCCACCACCCGCCCCTCGCTGTTTAACGAGATCAGCGGCTTGATGTGCAACAGGGTGCCCAGGAAACCCTGACTCTTGCGGACGCGCCCGCTTCGAACCAGATACTTCAGGGTGGGGATGGCGACGAAAAAGCGCACCCGGAGCGCTACCTCCTCAATCCTTTCCTTGAGCTCCGCCAGGGACAATCCCGATTCGATCATCCTCGCCGCTTCATGGACAACGAGTCCGAGTCCGGCAGAGGTCGTGCGGCTGTTGACCACGGCAATGGGCACCTCTGCGGCCAGCTCCCGCGCCGCCAGGCGCGCCCCCTGGATGGTCCCGCTTAACGCCTCGGACAGATGAATGGAAAGGATCGACTCGTATTGCTCCGCCAGCTTTTTATACAGGTTGATGAAACTCGCAACAGGCGGTTGTGAGGTCCGCAGGCGCACCTTGCCGCTCTCAAGATGTTTGTAAAAATCACGGGAGCTGATCTCGTCGCGGTCGCGGTAGCTCTCTTCGCCGATATGGATCAGGACCGGAACCAGGTGGATGTGATACTTTTCGACCCACGCCGGAGGCAGATCGCATGAGGAATCGGTGACCAGAGCTATTCCACGGCGCGGCGCCAGGTTGACCGCCTCTTCGTTCTGCTTTTTCATATCTTCAGCCTTGGTCTGCAGCAGCGTTCCGAACGCAGCCACTCGATCAAAGACAGCCTGCGGATCATTGACGTGGATATGAATGCGAACCTTGTGCGCGCCGCCGACCACAATCAGCGAATCCCCCAGGGGCATT encodes:
- a CDS encoding DMT family transporter, which translates into the protein MGDRLRLVVIGAGLVSISLASVLIKLCPAPPFTISSYRLFIAAVIYLLFACLRGRPVWEAFTPSGRRWALLSGLFLGIHFLSWISSLRYTSVAVSVILVQTFPVFVVIGSWLFLQEQPSRRTAVGMILALAGGVVITLEAGRSGEIRLAGNLLALTGALGAAGYYLIGRKLRSAVDTVPYVGFVYSVAAAVALTATLGSGAPMAGFALRTWLLLIAIALLPQVIGHTSLNWALKHYSATTVSILTLAEPLGATILAFLILHEKVGSLTLFGGLIILAGVALTLLAEHGRSGGRGKVA
- the plsY gene encoding glycerol-3-phosphate 1-O-acyltransferase PlsY, which translates into the protein MIVAIIVLVLAYLIGSFPTSIIVGKLLRGIDIREHGSGNAGGTNVFRVLGWKPGLFVTLVDVLKGFIAAYALPHWITPGHPQFHLLQLGAGCAAVLGHIWTLFAGFRGGKGVGTAAGMLLALFPQAALYCVLVFAIVLVTTRYVSLSSISAAIAFPVILTLFRYRLHQEVPLPFYLFGFFAAGLILYTHRANIGRLLKGTENRIGRRRAS
- a CDS encoding isoprenylcysteine carboxylmethyltransferase family protein, coding for MAWRETFFKYRSFTPIPLIIAALILADTKLWTFFSGLLVAFFGEGIRLWSVRYAGSATRTTGEVGADVLVTDGPYGHLRNPLYLGNFLLSLGILIMAWPWMPWLMLIFILLFGLQYGAIISLEEDFLRNKFGAVYAEYEQHVPSILPRRTSWGKGLRQPTSLRKALRTERNSLQSFTVVTILILLRWWLF
- a CDS encoding DUF4292 domain-containing protein, with amino-acid sequence MAVFTGSITGTVLAQGRVGILLAAILLCSGCAALRQPMLFPADSEALDLVLRTLENNYARIDHFEGEGRLSVAIPGRSVSLMAHLLIDRPDTLYVRLEALFGLDVGWLFCNRQHYRFYIPMENLYGAGPVDSLLSGSAFRLVPDYDELLSTLCGLERARGLTGLEINRVESRLILTGAGPLGRHTYWIDPKRGVVLQGQVCDSSGQVLLRQKYDHFKRINGVHIPQAIRVERPAARETLALRYEAVRINKKYSTKEIKTRIPASARKVRL
- the lpxB gene encoding lipid-A-disaccharide synthase, whose protein sequence is MPAKVMLIAGEASGDLHGGKLVAALRQQQPDLEVFGVGGERMAAAGMELFYHVNDLAYIGFVEVARHYFFFRKVFNRLLEVVRERRPDLVVLIDYPGFNLKFARAVKSLGVGTFYYIAPQVWAWGQGRAAKMARFIDQMAVLFDFEVDFFSRYHIQTSFVGHPLLEGMEVPLSRAEFMAKHQWSGSAPLLALVPGSRNQEVGHLLPVMLETAGRLRRAHPELQVAVSHSPTIASERLMPLLAAAPWATPVRDDYYPLLRFATAGIVASGTATLEAACSNLPFALVYRVSPLSFAIGKRVVRIPHIGLVNIVAGAEVVPEFLQDEVQPEKLAPAMEPLLFDPQIRRCMQDKLTGVRQSLGEPGASTRTAALILKQLDLHQLETI
- a CDS encoding Gfo/Idh/MocA family oxidoreductase; the encoded protein is MDKIRIGIAGVGKLGTFHCNTLSQIPEAELTGVYDIDPGRAREGADRFRCAAFGSFEVLLEQVDAVGIAVPTTLHHAYTLPALEAGKAVFVEKPIAATIAEAAEMASLAAAKDAILQVGHIERFNPAIRALEHLMPDPRFIESHRLAPFDPRGTDVAVVLDLMIHDIDIILSLVPSTVCQIEASGVAVVSEEVDIANARLQFENGCVANVTASRISQRKMRKMRLFQRDAYISIDFLQRLSEVFRIVAPEEGRPSTVVLGQIDKGLRKRHIIYEQPQPPEGDAMRAEWQAFIAAVRDHTRPIVNGEDGLKALQVAEEITQIIAQNSQ
- a CDS encoding DegV family protein, giving the protein MQIKIRYIDGGRLRRAIIGSAGRIIEMQEKLNNINVFPVADADTGTNMALTMKSIVASAQSCAESSLTQVCRCIAEGAMTGARGNSGAILAQFFQGLAEGAHGRERLAPAEFAQAVALAAIRAQEALANPREGTILTVMQDWSEFLKAQAIGEEDFTRLLQKGLTRAKESLADTPNKLQALRKAGVVDAGAQGFVHLLEGLSDFIDSGKVAALRAGSHVAEKIRHFHFRKTDEEIHFRYCTECLIQGEELDRARIQEQLMPLGDSLIVVGGAHKVRIHIHVNDPQAVFDRVAAFGTLLQTKAEDMKKQNEEAVNLAPRRGIALVTDSSCDLPPAWVEKYHIHLVPVLIHIGEESYRDRDEISSRDFYKHLESGKVRLRTSQPPVASFINLYKKLAEQYESILSIHLSEALSGTIQGARLAARELAAEVPIAVVNSRTTSAGLGLVVHEAARMIESGLSLAELKERIEEVALRVRFFVAIPTLKYLVRSGRVRKSQGFLGTLLHIKPLISLNSEGRVVEVAKVIGRKRIAEKTVELTLAYARRVLNPRFIVVHMLAQNLGESMRHAIEQEFAGIEIPVLDASPALGLHAGVGAAAIAVLGDPLPE
- a CDS encoding glycosyltransferase family 2 protein; this encodes MNAIAKLPAVDFSLVIPCFNEAESLPELYRQITAVMARMQKGYEIIFVDDGSTDESAQVIEALNRSDDRVKLIQFSRNYGKSAALAAGFRAVSGRYVVTMDSDLQDDPEEIPRLLEKLESGFDLVSGWKKVRHDPLTKRLASKVYNYFTSIFSGIRLHDFNCGLKIYRREVIASMRVYGELHRYLPVIAFRNGFRVTELPVRHHARQYGVSKFGMARFARGAFDLMTISFLTRYKMRPLHLFGVIGFICFLGGFFISLLLAYERLFENKYLSNRPLLFLGVLLIIVGVQFFSIGLLGEMITSLRKESDAFLVRRCIGCPEKFTRTTLDDHFFAA
- a CDS encoding tetratricopeptide repeat protein; this translates as MKRITYLLAWLSLAGVFGCTGSRELSERAPELRHYNREAMRHIINGTIEDVLGDPKSALVEYHQAAEIDSASTGIYLALAENYFFLEEFNSSIRMARKALLRDDKNRDALELLAANYEKQRLFNEAAQVYEQMDKLVPNNLETLYSLTTLQIINKNYDKALLSYHRLVAAGLVDPEYRLRIGHLFFQHQAYDQARAIYQDVQRSDPDFEGAWLALGAVSTAKKDTTETIRIYRSALERQNDFEEVKAGLQLLYERSGRLDEAIALFQDLVRRDSTNLGDKVQLGQYLFQKKDTLAAAQWFEKIVAEHPQSERSYLALGALRRAQRDTAAAIQVYETAIKTNPLFLDARRRLRDLYVARKRWPEAIALYEALTSNDSTYVGARIEIANLLAQKGDTLQAIATCEALEKDHGEDWRVPVTLGRLLMVRSQNSQARLRFEKALALRKDLSLIWVLAGVNLAQMDSLQAAEKHFTTAVGLFPEDPEINYYLGFISNQLGKREQALRYLEKAHELDGNNLQTMLALAALYDEVQNPERAARLYQALLKDNPESAIVLNNYAYHLAERKLQLDDARTMAEKALSLDPENGAYWDTLGWILFQQGDFAGAREKVEKAVALSRKSAEVWEHLGDILSQLNQQESARNAYQQALALEPERQEVKMKLQKLVVQEEKR